From the Rhodococcus sp. NBC_00297 genome, one window contains:
- a CDS encoding glycosyltransferase has protein sequence MKAAFLLAKDPRFESTGDLTMANLVMTLARSSYDVAVVCLSGRPEVVEADVVRIPKTAPRPAELVSRSLRTRRSLVHTRFTSDSLVKAVDGTDADIFVADHSYMAEAFLHSSRAHTRRHGDPILAVSTVVSETLVWRATRGVLGRVDSRRIVRDELRVARQAYSVGTYDAEEAQFYSDHGVRRAHWLDLTLPPKTQVDIGESGPRLVFLGDRQWSPNQEAFERLLTWWPDIARGIDGAELRIVGSRGPGRPVPLPPGVEDLGFVDDLDAFLSTSRAMVAPIVTGGGVRVKILDAASRGMPVVGTTAAVGSLGPVLGIDGIDDTHEFVQRCRRYLLDRSAAVADGDALYRANADRWNEGAPHRAVQEWLAP, from the coding sequence ATGAAAGCGGCGTTTCTCCTGGCCAAGGATCCCCGGTTCGAGTCGACCGGTGACCTGACGATGGCGAACCTCGTGATGACGCTCGCCCGGTCGTCGTACGACGTCGCCGTCGTGTGCCTCTCCGGCCGCCCGGAGGTGGTGGAGGCCGACGTCGTCCGCATTCCCAAGACGGCTCCGCGCCCGGCCGAACTGGTGAGCCGGAGCCTGCGCACCCGTCGCAGTCTGGTGCACACGCGCTTCACGTCGGACAGCCTCGTGAAGGCTGTGGACGGCACCGACGCCGACATCTTCGTCGCCGACCACAGTTACATGGCCGAGGCCTTCCTGCACTCCTCGCGGGCACACACCCGTCGACACGGAGACCCCATCCTCGCGGTGAGCACCGTCGTGTCGGAGACGTTGGTGTGGAGGGCCACTCGGGGAGTGCTCGGCCGGGTCGACTCGCGCCGCATCGTGCGCGACGAGCTCCGCGTCGCGCGTCAGGCCTACTCCGTCGGGACGTACGACGCGGAGGAAGCGCAGTTCTACTCCGATCACGGGGTGCGGCGAGCGCACTGGCTGGATCTGACACTGCCCCCGAAGACGCAGGTGGACATCGGCGAGTCCGGCCCTCGACTGGTGTTCCTCGGCGACCGCCAGTGGTCGCCCAACCAGGAGGCGTTCGAACGGCTGCTGACGTGGTGGCCGGACATCGCCCGCGGCATCGACGGTGCGGAACTGCGCATCGTCGGCTCACGCGGACCCGGCCGGCCCGTACCGCTGCCGCCCGGCGTGGAGGATCTGGGCTTCGTCGACGACCTGGACGCGTTCCTCTCGACCAGCCGCGCCATGGTCGCGCCCATCGTCACCGGCGGCGGAGTCCGGGTGAAGATCCTCGACGCGGCCAGCCGGGGCATGCCCGTCGTCGGCACCACCGCAGCCGTCGGATCGCTCGGACCCGTCCTGGGAATCGACGGCATCGACGACACGCACGAGTTCGTGCAGCGTTGCCGGCGCTATCTGCTCGACCGTTCGGCCGCGGTGGCCGACGGCGACGCCCTCTACCGAGCCAACGCTGACCGATGGAACGAGGGCGCACCGCACCGCGCGGTGCAGGAGTGGTTGGCGCCGTGA